Proteins encoded in a region of the Manduca sexta isolate Smith_Timp_Sample1 chromosome 1, JHU_Msex_v1.0, whole genome shotgun sequence genome:
- the LOC115447715 gene encoding uncharacterized protein LOC115447715: MSGERDEGPVYYREIQKNAYLKRIPNEVSVSKLIPLAHKKPPLKPMWTQLCIHNGRTPYLEQYPEAEHPCALSHRPVWRACLSAARHVTGSVRPRQGQEYDFLVDTDHGPVRMLAPDWETMQDWVTTLRNKLAELKITGKGENVYCSPPAPPPPRAAARDPTSPLPPTPPVPLDIVPGIEIVPNRQPETPPEPPEPEPDTSWEPFSLPSTSSQSRERKNVAKICGQNICLDDSVLKREATDSDEEFFAEIDRAHDEYRQTVVVGEVEDATASTSAEGQGSDRPSNITVIQVSNKDAPHTAIPVLGPETDVFDFEFAKTEPTPEPSFVNIVNTEVNVQNSEYGTVFAKTEPEYGHLSLTTTAVNVTDVSVTDVTAVTVNEDKDGLYERLCMASTSAEPRPSPLPRRLRNAEKTRKSSLPNLEANDSAYEFLFLSQQQQQQNVTTTEINASTRDNVADSAERLRSNVERSRSHNAYDNSPRRQVVRVQNGSPKREVKTEKPEQPQKPIWKRGLTELSLLTRLRGIGNGKRSESPQRQENEANDRNTSSPAKVVHRSRTDARVDSSRRRSSSLSNEERPCGDVVLRGLRVREARRLRAEQRRGAALVAPVRASEPPVLVDYERRVWVAWWGAGGARWGGRCGDCLVAVRGVPPANASKAAAAFKHSRHHTVDVLFHRVPLGTIYLLNKRDKESIGIKLDNECNITSVEEDSPAARVGIPPPGKWAVTEVNNRTINLLKGGEEEMNKICHHGTEATVLIQPSDFVKKLRAALKSNKSLLGLR, translated from the exons ATGTCAGGAGAAAGGGACGAAGGCCCTGTTTATTACAGGGAGATACAAAAGAATGCATACCTCAAACGGATACCAAACGAAGTGAGCGTCAGCAAACTCATACCATTGGCGCacaag AAACCCCCTCTCAAACCGATGTGGACACAACTATGTATACACAATGGCAGGACTCCTTACCTCGAGCAGTATCCCGAAGCGGAGCACCCGTGCGCCCTCTCTCACCGGCCGGTGTGGCGCGCCTGTCTGTCAGCGGCCAGGCACGTCAccggcagtgtgaggccaagGCAGGGCCAGGAGTATGACTTCCTAGTGGACACGGACCATGGACCTGTGAGGATGCTGGCGCCTGATTG gGAAACGATGCAGGACTGGGTGACGACGCTGCGCAACAAGCTGGCCGAGCTGAAGATCACCGGCAAGGGCGAGAACGTATATTGCagcccgcccgcgccgccgccgccgcgcgctgcCGCCCGCGACCCCACCTCGCCGCTGCCGCCCACGCCGCCCGTGCCGCTCGACAT AGTCCCCGGCATAGAGATAGTGCCAAACCGGCAACCGGAAACGCCGCCCGAACCGCCAGAACCGGAACCCGACACGTCCTGGGAACCGTTCTCGCTACCCAGCACGTCGTCGCAGAGCAGAGAACGGAAGAACGTGGCCAAGATCTGCGGCCAGAACATATGTCTTGACGATTCTGTGTTGAAGCGAGAAGCGACTGACAGCGACGAGGAGTTCTTTGCTGAGATTGACAGGGCGCATGATGAGTACAGGCAGACCGTTGTGGTGGGGGAAGTGGAGGATGCGACGGCTTCCACGAGTGCGGAGGGGCAGGGGAG CGACCGCCCGTCGAACATAACAGTGATCCAGGTTTCAAACAAAGACGCGCCGCACACGGCAATACCCGTCTTAGGCCCCGAAACAGACGTATTCGATTTCGAATTCGCGAAAACCGAGCCCACGCCTGAACCGAGCTTCGTGAACATCGTCAACACGGAAGTGAACGTACAGAACTCGGAATACGGCACGGTGTTCGCGAAAACCGAGCCAGAATACGGCCACCTGAGTCTGACAACGACAGCTGTCAACGTGACAGACGTCAGCGTGACAGATGTGACAGCTGTCACCGTCAACGAGGATAAGGATGGTTTGTACGAGAGGCTGTGCATGGCGTCGACTTCTGCCGAGCCGAGGCCGTCTCCTTTACCGAGGAGGCTGAGAAATGCGGAGAAAACAAGGAAATCTTCGTTGCCGAATCTAGAAGCAAACGATTCGGCGtacgaatttttatttctaagtcagcaacaacaacaacaaaatgtGACGACTACGGAAATTAACGCGAGTACAAGAGATAATGTGGCTGATAGTGCGGAAAGGCTCAGGTCTAACGTGGAAAGATCTAGAAGCCATAACGCGTACGACAATTCACCTAGAAGGCAGGTGGTTAGAGTGCAAAATGGCAGCCCAAAAAGGGAGGTTAAGACTG AGAAACCCGAACAGCCTCAGAAGCCGATATGGAAGCGAGGTTTGACGGAGCTGTCCCTCCTCACGAGACTGCGCGGGATCGGCAACGGGAAGAGGTCTGAGAGTCCGCAGAGGCAAGAGAACGAGGCTAATGATAG GAATACATCTTCTCCTGCGAAGGTAGTGCATCGTTCGCGGACGGACGCGCGAGTGGACAGCAGTCGAAGACGCAGCAGCTCGCTTAGTAACG AGGAGCGTCCGTGCGGCGACGTGGTGCTGCGCGGGCTGCGCGTGCGCGAGGCGCGCCGCCTCCGCGCCGAGCAGCGCCGCGGCGCCGCGCTAGTCGCGCCCGTCAGGGCCAGCGAACCGCCAGTACTCGTCGACTACGAGCGGAGAGTGTG GGTGGCGTGGTGGGGAGCAGGCGGGGCGCGGTGGGGGGGCCGCTGTGGGGACTGTCTCGTCGCCGTGCGGGGGGTGCCTCCCGCCAACGCGAGCAAAGCAGCCGCCGCCTTCAAACACTCTAGGCATCATACG gtgGACGTGTTGTTCCACAGAGTTCCACTCGGCACCATATATCTTTTGAACAAGAGAGATAAAGAGAGCATAG GAATAAAACTGGACAACGAGTGTAACATAACGAGCGTGGAGGAGGACTCGCCGGCGGCGCGGGTCGGCATCCCGCCGCCGGGCAAGTGGGCCGTCACGGAGGTCAACAACAGGACCATTAACTTGCTTAAG GGAGGCGAAGAAGAAATGAACAAAATCTGCCATCACGGCACGGAAGCAACAGTTCTCATCCAGCCTTCAGACTTCGTGAAGAAGCTACGAGCCGCTCTCAAGTCGAACAAGTCTTTACTGGGACTCAGGTAA
- the LOC115447692 gene encoding histone chaperone asf1, whose protein sequence is MCIFTANHVPQRLKSKVIVTNMAKVHITNVVVLDNPSPFLNPFQFELTFECIEELKEDLEWKMIYVGSAETEEHDQVLDTIYVGPIPEGRHMFVFQAPPPDVTRIPENDALGVTVVLLTCSYRGQEFVRVGYFINNEYSETEPELRENPPTKPQFDKVVRNILASEPRVTRFKINWAEPDAAVASDSGDGNLETSHAPSNDSYGASFNADSQISGMEFQGSLSGYGDNSNSIAPMEC, encoded by the coding sequence atgtgCATTTTTACGGCGAATCACGTTCCGCAGCGTTTAAAATCGAAGGTAATCGTTACAAACATGGCAAAGGTGCACATTACGAACGTCGTTGTGCTCGACAATCCGAGTCCATTTCTGAACCCATTCCAATTTGAGTTAACCTTCGAGTGCATAGAAGAATTGAAGGAAGATCTCGAATGGAAGATGATTTATGTGGGTTCCGCAGAGACTGAGGAGCATGATCAAGTTTTAGACACGATTTACGTTGGTCCAATCCCCGAAGGCAGACATATGTTTGTTTTTCAAGCCCCACCGCCTGATGTCACACGGATACCAGAAAacgacgctctcggcgtcacaGTAGTGTTACTAACGTGTTCTTACCGCGGCCAGGAGTTTGTGCGAGTCGGttatttcataaacaatgaATACAGTGAGACCGAACCAGAATTACGCGAAAATCCGCCAACCAAGCCACAGTTTGACAAAGTAGTGCGTAATATCTTAGCTTCGGAGCCTCGTGTGACAAGATTTAAGATCAACTGGGCCGAGCCTGACGCAGCGGTGGCATCGGATTCGGGTGACGGAAATTTGGAGACGTCACACGCTCCAAGCAATGATTCTTACGGAGCGAGCTTCAATGCGGACAGTCAGATTAGCGGAATGGAGTTTCAGGGCAGTTTAAGTGGTTATGGAGACAATTCGAACTCAATAGCGCCTATGGAGTGCTGA